In the genome of Mogibacterium neglectum, the window TTATTAAGTAATAACTGTTACGTTTATCCTTTGTTGATTTTTCCATATTGATACAGAGCAACCATCGCATTAACAGCCTGTTCTGCGGTTGCATACGCAGGGATGCCATGATCCCTTAGTTTAAGGATGGCTTCCTGGCACTCGTTTCCGCCCTGGCATTCCATAATGAACGGTTTACCGAGGTGACGATAGGTATCATGTATGCGGATAACCAAATCAGTAACTGCATCCACATCAGTCACGGCAGTAGGGCAAATCGAACCGATAATGCCGTGTACGTTAGGGTCACGCATAGCCTGTGTAAAGGCTCCTTTGTACTGAATTGGTGAGGCTGTTCCTGAAATATCAACAGGGTTCAATGGAGAACCGAACATAGGCATATAAGCACGAATTCTGTCAGATAGACTTGGTGAAATCTCGTTCAGCTCATGCATAGGCATGCCTCTACGTTCGAAGTGGTCGCAACTCAATAACCCAGATCCTCCTCCGTTTGTAATCATTACGATATTATCTCCTTTTGCAGGTGGTTGCATACCAAGTGCCATAGATATATCGAGGAATTCTTCCCATGTTGTTGCACGAATCGCTCCCGCTTTCTTGAAAACTTCGTCATAGAACGCATCCGATGTTCCTGCATTTTCAGAAGCAGTATGTGCAAATGCAGCTTTCTCACCAATCTTTGAACCACCAACCTTTATGGTGACAATTGGTTTATTTACATTTTGACAAGCTTCTATGAAAGCATCAGGACTGTCTAGCCCCTCAATATACACAGCAAGGCACTTTGTATCCTTGTCTCTACCCGCATATGCGATGAACTCGCAGAAATCCACATCGGCTTTATTGCCGAGTCCGACGAAGAAACTCATGCCGTAGTGATCCTTCTGTGAAGACCCTAAAGCAGCAAGTAAGTTAGCACCGGACTGTGAAATCATCGCAACTGGTCCCTTGATAGGTAAGTATGGGATAAATCCACAATTGAAGTCAAGATATGGGCTTCCCATTCCAACTAAATTTGGACCGATAAGAGGTAATTTGTTGTCACGGCAATATTGAGTCAGATCATCTTGTAGGGCACCACGACCAATTTCCTTGAATGCACTGGTAGCGATGACTACAATTTTAACCTTTTTGGCAACACAATCCTCTAATACGGACTTAACAATATGCGCCGGAACAGCAAGGAATGCCAAATCAACTTCTTTAGGAATGTCTTTAACTGTGGGATACGCCTTAAGTCCATTTACTTTGTCAGCACGTGGATTAACAGGATAAATTTCTCCCTTGTAACCCCACAGCTTGAGACCGTCTACAACTTTGTAGCCTACCTTTGTCGAATAGCGACTGGCGCCAACAACGGCGATAGACTTAGGATTTAATGCATACTGAAGATTATCTATCACATAATCGCGAGGATGTTTTACAATCATCTTATTTCACCTCCTCATGATCCGTTGAAAATCGGCACTTCGGTGCTCCGGTTTCCATACGGTTTTGGAGAAAGTCGTCCGTCATAACGCACTCCTCCCAATAGCCATTTTCATCATCAAGTCGTGCTACCCAACGTCTGAATTGGCGTTTGGAGTTAGCGACCTTAACTTCTTCAATTTCTGCATATTTTTCGAGCCTGTTGCGAATTTCATCAACATCATTTAACTCTGTGAAG includes:
- a CDS encoding acetate--CoA ligase family protein, with product MIVKHPRDYVIDNLQYALNPKSIAVVGASRYSTKVGYKVVDGLKLWGYKGEIYPVNPRADKVNGLKAYPTVKDIPKEVDLAFLAVPAHIVKSVLEDCVAKKVKIVVIATSAFKEIGRGALQDDLTQYCRDNKLPLIGPNLVGMGSPYLDFNCGFIPYLPIKGPVAMISQSGANLLAALGSSQKDHYGMSFFVGLGNKADVDFCEFIAYAGRDKDTKCLAVYIEGLDSPDAFIEACQNVNKPIVTIKVGGSKIGEKAAFAHTASENAGTSDAFYDEVFKKAGAIRATTWEEFLDISMALGMQPPAKGDNIVMITNGGGSGLLSCDHFERRGMPMHELNEISPSLSDRIRAYMPMFGSPLNPVDISGTASPIQYKGAFTQAMRDPNVHGIIGSICPTAVTDVDAVTDLVIRIHDTYRHLGKPFIMECQGGNECQEAILKLRDHGIPAYATAEQAVNAMVALYQYGKINKG